The DNA region AGTGTAAGGACCCTAATGTGAGAGATAAGATGATTGCTGGGTTATCTATGGAGGTAGCTGATGGAAGAAAGACTCGATTTTGGGAAAATATTTGGTTACAAAGTGGTTCGCTTAAGATGAGTTTTCCTAGGCTTTTCTTTGTTTCAAACCAAACAAGATATGTTATAGGGGATTGTgagttttgggatgggttagggTGGATTTGGAACTTCCAGTGGAGGCGATAATTATACCAATGGAAGTTGGAACTAGTTGATCAATTACATGAGACTTTAAGACCAGTAAAGATAGCATGTGATACTCAAGATAGAGTTGTTTGGAAGTTTGACAAAGAAGgaattttttcaactaactcttttgtgcaggtgCTGCAGTCAGAAACGCTTCCGGAGGATATTACCAGCAAGAGTTTCACTAGAATTATATGGAAAGGTTTGGTTCCGTCACGAGTGGAGTTATTTATCTGGTTTACTTTAATAGGAAGAGTAAATAGTAAAGAAAGATTGCATAGACGGGGTATGATTAACCACGATGATAATATGTGTGTCTTGTGTAAAAAAGATGTGAAACATATTCACCACTTGTTTTTTTGTTGTGAGTTTACCTGACAGGTGTGGTGTGAATGGCTATCTGAATTTGGGAGGTTGTGATCTAAAAGAGCACTTTGAGAGTTGGACGGGTGTCATTAGCAAGAAAGAGGAGCGCAACAAGTGGCTCATATGTTTTTTGCAGTTATATAGAATGTTTGACTTGAGAGAAATGGACGGATATTTAACAACAAGAAAGCAGGTGTTCACGAGGTGTTTTACAAATCTTTAACCAATTATAGAGAGTGGAGTAGTGCGGATCTCTTttattgttgatggcaatgccaaaaataataaaaattgtgttcagattgttttgttgttttattatttgagtTCTTTTGTTTCTGTCGCTCCACTTTACTGTGTTAagtttatttattcaaaaaaaatttcgttCAAGATAAATTATATCATAATGAAGCTCATCAACAAGAGCACACTTATTTATTCACGACATCGTTGATTTGCCTGTTGAAGCTCGGTCACCATCCTTAAAAGCTCGGATGGGGTAGGTGGGGGGACATCAGCCATAGGGGCGCGTGAAGATTTCAGGGTTTAGTTTTAATGATGTCTCGAACTtcgggccccacggtgggcgccaaatgttcttaCCAGCTCCGGCCGAGGTATAGGTCGCTTCTTAGATAGGTCGGCAGACTCCCAAGATACGATCCGAAACCTCGTCCACCAGAAGGAACACggggggtgggtacctgcaaaggcactccgacgaTCAAGTTAATAAGAGAATATGTACGAAGGTTGTTTTTTGTGAAAGATTTCTTACCTTCTCCTCTCTTTGCCTTTCCTTTTAAATCTGTTTATTGCCGAACGTTAGACTTGGGTCGTAACGTTTGGAGAGGTGATTTATTGCTTATCCGACGTTATTGAGTGAGAATAAATGCTGATTGTAACCGAAGATCGGTTGTGATGGCGAATACGTTGCCGAGCTTATAACTCGTAACCGACCATACAGCTCATATCAATAAGCAAAATTGCTTTTCTTTTTACctaattgtttttcttttttcccctAAACGTATATATAACTAGAAAGTTACTCTAGTACTCTCAATAAAATATAGATCTTTGCGCACTTGGTGCATAATTAACTACACTCTTTTATTAGGATGTATGCGAACTCTTGAACGTTCACTTTCTTTTTAAGTGAAAATAGAAGACGAAGTCTTTTGGATGAGACAGCAAAAAATATTTATTCCTCTCATCATTGTATGGCTACTTCTCCAACTCACCCACTGTACGGAATCTACAACCAACGAAGATTATAGGAACTATCCCCACCCTTTTTACTCTTATTATAATACACAAACAAATTTAGAACTAATTTTCAACTTAAAATATAGTTCTAAATTAATAACtgatataatatattttagttagtagTTTCTAAATAATATGATTAGTTAAGTAGCTAACACTTTTGACTAACGAGAGATTCTTTTCAAGTGGGTCTTCAATTCTTCCATTTCGATATACCTCGTGCATATATGCTCAGCACGTAGTAATCTTAGTCATATACTTTATGTGAGTAGGCAATTATTAGGTCTATTAATTAACAATGAAACCTACCGCAGCAGTATTATTGTTCTTTCGGAATAGTAGTTATGAAGAAACATTTGAAATATGCATGAATTTCATTTTGAAATTATTGTGAACAACCACTAATATAgctattagttaaaaatatatatattaaaatataaaatatatattgattataaatttaaataatatatatttatacataatatatatacaaatttttattaagttaattttaataatttattttagtatacaaataatattttgacAGATAAAAAACTAAGATAAAACATTATCTCCCTGGTGTGGTACTAATTAACATGGTTTCTGAATGAAATTAACAGTACCAAAACGGTTGCTAGTCCAAGTTCCTAGAAATGGTATAGACTTTAGAATAAATAAGTtacatataattaaaaaaaaaggagtaATTAGATTAGATTATACTACTATGAATAATAGTAGAATAAAGATAtggcaaaaataatatataatataataaaatatattttttatttttaatatttgtatttttttaaaaatacatctaacgtttaattttattcaattttgttcttaacatttttgatttatttaattttgtctctaatatttttaatttgtgtctaaATTATTTATGGAAGTGTTCAATTTTATTCCATAACATTTTATATGGAGTTAACGTTAAAAGGATAATTTTGATGTAAATCGAAAACAATCAAAACATTAGCAATAAAATTGAATACAAGTAAactttagaaatatttaaaaaaaatcacaaacttcaggaaaaaaaaatatatatttaccatatataatatattaatgttAAAAAAGGGAGGGAGTGGCAGCGTGGGCATGCAGTGATAAAATGAGGGAAGGAGGAGCATCTTAACACGCAGAGCAATAATTGCTTACTTTACCGCACATCACAACGTCCTTGTACAGAACCATTTAGCTTTCAACATCATCATTCTTAATTAGCATAGCAGAGCTTGCAAATTGTACTATGTACTAAGTGCtcaaaacaacaaaagaaaaggaCCAAATTAATAAACTACCATCACTCTTGCGTGcctcatcatgatcatcatcgcACCTTAGATCACAAcctttttggtatatatatatatatatacaaacctACCTAGCATGCATCACCATCCTAATAAAGCAGACATTTCTTTATGAAAAAGCATAGCAAAGCAAAGCGTGTGAAAAATGTAACTAATCTTGAACTTGAATAATCTTAGAGATAGCGCAACCAGCAAGTAACGTACGGTGCCcaatacaataaataaaaattaaaaaaaaaagagtgaaagACTGAAAGCATGATCTCAATTCTCATCAAAGAGCAGAGCTTTATTACTAGTATTTGTATTTTCACTTTCTCTATTCCCATGGGCGAATGAACAAGAGATGTATCtgccttttcctttttcatttttccatcaCACTCTCGTTTTGCTTCTCAATACCAATCTCGAATCTTCTTTTTTTCTCACTCCAACAACACTGTCAGTATTTATCAAAATTTCTGATCATGATCGAAGTGAACACATCCGATCCCTACCTCTCTCTCGCTTTTTGCAAAATCTATTCATGTACCCTACGCGCTACACGCTTTTATTCATCACCATTTGATCTATTGTTCTTTTCTacctttttccaaataattttcttgGTAAGGCAAAGCCTTCTGTGACAGTTATTGTATATCCACATATATCACTTTAATTTTGATCTTTGATGCTTACTTTACATTTACACTCATACAGAAGAAAAAATAACTCAGGTTCTGTTCATATTGCAACTTCAAACCTTTTTTAGCAGCAAGCAATGTGGTTCCAACCAAAAAAATCGTTTAAGAAAGAATCAAACATGTCTGATTTCATTTGAACTAGAATTATTAtcataaaatcttttttaaatcttcttATCTTGTATCAAATTAATTACTACTCTATACAACAATTTCATCGGGACTAGAAATGATGGAATCAATATCTGAGTTTAGGAGAAACAAACATCGGAGTGTATTGTGGTTTTTCCCAATTGGCAATAACAAACAAAACagaaattagaaattagaatCCAAGCTTAGTAAGAAAAAGCAACTAGAAAACAGAACAGACTCTGTGTTGTACCCTATACATTTTACGGAGCATAATAACATAACACTAAACTACATTAAGAGGCCATTAGCAATGGCGCGATTAGTAGTAACATGAGTGGTCTCATAAACCGGAAGCTCCTCACAGTACctatgatgatgacgatgattcCCAATTACCGCTAGGTGATCGAGTTCAAAAAGATCAGAACTTGAATCACTTGCagcatcatcatcctcatcatcatcttcgTCAAAATCTCTCTTTTCCATAGCCGGAAACTTGAGCTCTTTGTCGCTCTTCTTTGAAGATGAGCGTCCAATCTTCCATGCTGTGGGAACCGACACAGACACTTGTTCTTCTTCGTACAAGCATTTGTGGCCACAGGGCCTGCTATCTTCACCGACGATCACACTCACGGGGTAGAATCTGACCGTTCTCTTgacaccattattgttgttgttgtctctGGAGGAAGATGAAGTAGTCTTGCTCAAACAAGAGCGCGAGAAGGAGGAGGCAGAGGAACACGTGGAAGAAGCTTTTGTGTGTGCGGTGGCATCatagtaagaagaagaagaagaagcgggtTTGGTAGTTTTCTTGGAATTGGCTGCTGTGTTGAAGAGAGAATTGAGAAAAGTGGTGAGCCTTCCACCGGGTGAAATTGGCTGCTTCACCTTCTTGAGGTTGTTGTAGATTTTGAGGGCCCTGGATTTGGACTTGATGAAGACCTCTTCACCATCATCGATGGAGGTGGTTGTTCTGACAGGCTTAGGCCTGGAACGCGCGAagcaggaggaggaagaagacaaGCCTCCTGAGCTAGAACTAGTAGATTCAGAAGAAGTGTTGAAGTTGTTGTGATGAAGATGATGACGATGGTGAcgcgttgttgttgttgttgttgtaaccTTGCTGTGAATGGGTGTGGTGTGGGTGGTTTGTCCTTCGTCAATGGAGCGGTAAATCTTATCGAGGAGGGTGGAAGAGAAAGAGGGGTATTGAGAGTGGTGTTGTGTGAGCGTGTTCATATTTGAAGAAGACAAGGGAAAGATGGTGTTTGTTGTAGTTAGGGGGCATGAGAGGAAGAGTTGCACTTTATATAGGGGCATGAGGCATGGGGGAGGGGGGTCCCCTCCCTATTCTGCAAGTTTCGCATCTATTCATGTGCCACTTCAATCAGGGAAACACATCTTAATTCATCTTTTAAGCTAATTACTCTCCTAAACATAAGTATAATAATATGTTTATAATTTAAGATAATGCATATTTTCTCTTTCCTTTCCGGCTTGATTAAATTCGAATTAGTATCCGTTGATCCAGCAGTTGAAGAGATTGATGAGGTTAAATGCTGGAAAACAGTGTTGGTAGTTGTACACCTGTCAAAGCTCCTAACGGAGAGGACCCACGTGCTAAAATAGGCAAAATGTAATAATTTTGAGTATTAGTGAGACGAAAGCGTGTATGTTTTGGTACATGATTACTTACCAAATTAGTAGCTTGTGCATGAACCATGAACTAACATTCTAACAAGGGAACAGACCTACCATATGGCTCAGCAGTTACTATTAAATTATATTCTACGGGTTTGGTGCACTTCACAGTTATTTCATTCAATCTTTCCACCCTGAATTTGTATTTATTCAGTTTGGCCTCTAAGGTTCTCTCATTTCATCCCTTAGTAAATGATATTGAAGGGATTATACGCGCAACATTAATTAGTTTCTTATTACAATTAAGCTGGCAAGGCCATTATAAAATTTCGTTAGGTAAGGGATAAACTATTAAAATCAAATGTTGTTATATATATTCCTCTAGGTAAGGTTCAGTGTTTTTTTAGTTCAATCGAAACCTATTCAAATAATTCAATTAACAAAATCAACATAACAGTATGATAAATAATGTTGACACTAATCATATGTCCTTGGTTTTATATAGCTATGGTTTGGACTATAGCCCACAAAAGACGAATATGCATTGAGAGGTCGGTTTGTTATGGTTGGTATATATATAAGTAGATAAACAGTGATTGATATGGGATTTGACACTACAAATTAACGAATTATTTTAAAATGGCTTGACTCTTGCGCCTAGTAGCTAACTATATAGATCAATCAATTAGCCAAATAGGTGAAATTAGGCATCAAAACTGAAATTGTTGAGTGCAAATTGAAAATTACTCAATGTGTCGCTTTTGAAAGACCATCTTATCCGGGTAAAATTAGAATCGTCTTTAAATGCATTAATTAGACgtgtctctcttttttttttttaacaaatggtATTTAGCTTAATTGAGTTAATTCAAAACGTAATAATAATATACCATTTTTGTGCAGGTGAAAATATTATTTCTTGAACAGTTATTTACCTTTGTTTAAAATTTGAAAGTTAAGTAATAGAATTAGAACCTATAGAAGCTCGATTTCCGAAACAAAATAGATATGACATTTAAAAGGTACGTAGTAAAAGAGAAACAACTGGATCAGACAAACAAAAACTTTAATCACGGAAAAATGAAAGAGGGGTCTCTTGCGTGCAATTAATTTTACAGAGGGAGCCTGTAAATTTGTTCTTTTTACCTTTTTACGTACTAGGAAAAATATCAGGAAATTGTTCGTGTGTTGTAAGTTGTAACAAATTAAAGGAGCCTCTTAATTCGTCGTTGATTCATTACAATCAGTATTAATGGAGCGCAATCTCGTAACGGTTACTTAAAGAAAACACAAattttattagtaaaaataacttCCTCAATAATGTTGTTGCCCAAGAGAAAATATATTGCGTCATTCATTCATTTTTCTTGCAATGAAACCTCCTAAAGTTTTGCACAACTTGAAacatgtcttattttaattaccaGCCATCAGTTATGACCAAAGAACATTTGTCTATGGACTTGAGATAGAATTATTAGAAATTTGTAattaaggctgcgtttgtttctaaGAATAAGATATTGATGGACAGAGACATAAAATTGTGTTTTTGTATTCTGTTTaatgataaattagaacaaattatgaaaattcaatttattctcattttttattcaaaaatttgagatgaaaaatatagcaataaaaaatataattatgaaaaattaacaagaataataaaagaaaaaataaaaaataaattgtattttcGTGTCTTTTTTATCAGAATGAAcgcaaaatatactaattcaatatttttagacacattatttttatccatatctcttctattaaatacaattttatatatcaatatttttatttcagtGTCTTATCTCTACAAATAAATATAGCCTAAAAGATCAGATCATGAATGCTGACAACAGCAAACACACCGCCTATTCTTAAAAAATAACGGGGAAAAATTACAAGAACAAAGAATACGCGTCACATAGGGTAATTCCTCCATTAAAATATGTTGCATTCAATATGTTATGATACTAACGCTACAACAAGGCTCCGACTCctaaggattttttttttgtgtagttcacatattattttttaaaaatttattgttgatcaataaattatatatatatatatatattgaacaaATGAAATTCTGTAGAGCAAGAAGGAAAAACATAATAACAgaaaattactatatatatatatatatatatatatatatatatataaaaggtaagatttaaattttttacctTTATTTAAGTGAACAATAAATTAACCATTCAGCaaatttaagttaattttttatctttaaaattgtatattcttatttttcaaataaaatttttacaaaGATCAATAGACACATTATAGGGTATTAATGGCAACTAAAATATCTATTTCTCTAGCTGACTCTCCCCTCGTCTCATCataaaaatctttttaaggaTTAAATTGAATTCTATATATGTTTACAATATATATTCTATCATTTAtcgattctattatataaaaattaaatttctgttTTTAATAATACAGTtgatatgatatattttttaaaatatttttt from Arachis hypogaea cultivar Tifrunner chromosome 10, arahy.Tifrunner.gnm2.J5K5, whole genome shotgun sequence includes:
- the LOC112716077 gene encoding protein BIG GRAIN 1-like B, with the protein product MPLYKVQLFLSCPLTTTNTIFPLSSSNMNTLTQHHSQYPSFSSTLLDKIYRSIDEGQTTHTTPIHSKVTTTTTTTRHHRHHLHHNNFNTSSESTSSSSGGLSSSSSCFARSRPKPVRTTTSIDDGEEVFIKSKSRALKIYNNLKKVKQPISPGGRLTTFLNSLFNTAANSKKTTKPASSSSSYYDATAHTKASSTCSSASSFSRSCLSKTTSSSSRDNNNNNGVKRTVRFYPVSVIVGEDSRPCGHKCLYEEEQVSVSVPTAWKIGRSSSKKSDKELKFPAMEKRDFDEDDDEDDDAASDSSSDLFELDHLAVIGNHRHHHRYCEELPVYETTHVTTNRAIANGLLM